A genome region from Arachis duranensis cultivar V14167 chromosome 6, aradu.V14167.gnm2.J7QH, whole genome shotgun sequence includes the following:
- the LOC107493767 gene encoding uncharacterized protein LOC107493767 produces MALYDGMSDPSYHLSNFRSRMYLMEASDVICCKAFPTTLTKMAIKWFDSLPPRSIASFNDLAKKFLARFSIQKDKAKHAPSLLGIKQGDQESLHNYTERFNKACLDIKSLPIEAAIMGLINSLQEGPFSHSISKKHPTSLNDVQEREEKYINMEENSRLGETSKFGLSYPPRDKDKESRKKEEQLTKKPRKYHSYTPLRVSFVDVYREICNTEKIPHPSSD; encoded by the coding sequence ATGGCTCTGTATGACGGTATGTCTGATCCAAGctatcatctcagcaattttagAAGTCGGATGTATCTTATGGAGGCCTCAGATGTAATCTGTTGtaaagctttcccgaccactttGACCAAAATGGCAataaagtggttcgacagcTTGCCACCAAGGTCAATAGCAAGCTTCAATGACCTCGCCAAGAAATTCCTAgctagattctccatccagaaagacaaagccaAACATGCCCCAAGCCTGTTAGGGATTAAGCAAGGAGATCAGGAAAGCCTCCACAACTACacagaaagattcaacaaagcatgtctggACATAAAAAGTCTGCCAAtagaagcagccatcatgggtctcatcaatAGTCTGCAAGAAGGACCCtttagccactccatatcaaaaAAGCATCCAACATCTCTGAACGATGTACAAGAACGGGAAGAAAAGTACattaacatggaggagaactctcgattaggagaaacctcaaaattTGGACTCTCTTACCCACCTCGGGACAAGGACAAAGAGtctagaaaaaaagaagaacagcttactaaaaaacctagaaaataccACAGCTATACTCCACTCAGAGTGTCCtttgtggatgtatacagagagatatGCAACACTGAAAAGATCCCACACCCCTCATCCGATTAA